Proteins encoded together in one Solanum lycopersicum chromosome 7, SLM_r2.1 window:
- the ALDH11A3A gene encoding NADP-dependent glyceraldehyde-3-phosphate dehydrogenase (The RefSeq protein has 1 substitution compared to this genomic sequence) codes for MAGNGVFAEIIDGEVYKYYCEGEWKKSASGKSVAIINPTTRKTQYKVQACTQEEVNKVMEIAKAAQKSWAKTPLWKRAELLHKAAAILKEHKAPIAECLVKEIAKPAKDAVTEVVRSGDLVSYTAEEGVRILGEGKFLVSDSFPGNERTKYCLTSKIPLGVILAIPPFNYPVNLAVSKIAPALIAGNSLVLKPPTQGAVAALHMVHCFHLAGFPKGLISCVTGKGSEIGDFLTMHPGVNCISFTGGDTGVAISKKAGMVPLQMELGGKDACIVLEDADLDLAAGNIVKGGFSYSGQRCTAVKVVLVMESVADILVEKVNAKVAKLTVGPPEDNCDITPVVSESSANFIEGLVMDAKEKDATFCQPYKREGNLIWPLLLDNVRPDMRIAWEEPFGPVLPVIRINSVEEGIHHCNASNFGLQGCVFTKDINKAILISDAMETGTVQINSAPARGPDHFPFQGIKDSGIGSQGITNSINMMTKVKTTVINLPTPSYTMG; via the exons CATGTACACAAGAAGAGGTGAACAAAGTAATGGAAATAGCAAAAGCAGCACAAAAATCATGGGCTAAAACACCACTATGGAAAAGAGCAGAGTTACTTCATAAGGCAGCTGCAATTTTGAAAGAACACAAAGCCCCTATTGCTGAATGCCTTGTTAAAGAAATTGCAAAACCAGCTAAAGATGCTGTCACCGAG GTTGTGAGATCTGGTGATTTGGTTTCATACACTGCTGAAGAAGGAGTTAGAATTCTAGGGGAGGGTAAGTTCTTGGTATCTGATAGTTTCCCTGGAAATGAAAGGACCAAATACTGTCTAACATCCAAG ATACCGTTGGGTGTGATTCTGGCCATTCCTCCTTTCAACTATCCGGTCAATCTTGCCGTCTCCAAGATTGCTCCTGCACTGATTGCTGGAAACTCTTTAGTCCTCAAGCCTCCAACTCAG GGTGCTGTGGCTGCCCTGCATATGGTGCATTGCTTCCACTTAGCTGGATTCCCTAAAGGCCTTATCAGTTGTGTGACCGGAAAAGGTTCTGAAATCGGAGATTTCCTCACTATGCATCCTGGAGTAAACTGTATAAG CTTCACTGGTGGAGACACTGGTGTTGCAATCTCGAAGAAAGCAGGAATGGTCCCTCTACAGATGGAGCTGGGAGGAAAGGATGCTTGTATCGTGCTCGAGGATGCTGATTTAGATTTGGCTGCTGGAAACATTGTGAAAGGAGGATTTTCTTACAG TGGTCAAAGATGCACAGCTGTTAAGGTCGTGTTGGTGATGGAATCTGTTGCTGACATTCTTGTTGAGAAGGTAAATGCCAAAGTGGCAAAGTTAACCGTTGGTCCACCCGAAGATAATTGTGATATCACTCCAGTTGTCTCCGAGTCATCCGCAAATTTCATCGAGGGGTTGGTCATGGACGCAAAGGAGAAAGATGCAACATTTTGCCAGCCATACAAGAGAGAAGGCAACCTTATCTGGCCCTTGTTGTTAGACAATGTTAGGCCGGACATGAGAATCGCTTGGGAAGAACCCTTCGGTCCAGTTTTGCCCGTTATTCGGATCAACTCAGTCGAAGAAGGAATTCACCACTGCAATGCTAGCAATTTCGGTCTGCAG GGTTGTGTGTTCACCAAAGACATCAACAAAGCAATACTGATCAGTGATGCAATGGAAACCGGAACCGTTCAGATTAACTCAGCTCCTGCTCGTGGACCGGATCATTTTCCGTTCCAG GGTATTAAGGACAGTGGAATTGGATCACAAGGGATCACTAACAGTATTAACATGATGACTAAAGTGAAGACCACTGTGATCAATTTGCCAACCCCTTCTTATACTATGGGGTAA